The bacterium DNA window TCGGGCGAAACGGAACGAGCGATCACATGAACCCTGTTATCCATCAAAATCAGCGCAAAAAAGAGATCGATCGGCTCGAGATCCATAAAACGATGGACAAGATACGCAGCTTCCGGCACAAATTCCGGCCATGAAAAAACGGACAGAATAATCCTGGAACCCTCAATTTGAATCTGCTCGCTATGGGAAACCATCTTGTTGAAGAACGCAGCTTGATCGGGCTGCAAACGATGCGTCAACAACCTGTTCACGAGCGCGATTTCAGCGCCCTTGTCTAGAAGGAAAAGCGCCGCTTGAAAATCCTCCGGAGTGCATCCGGTGGACAGAAAGTTTGCAGTGTCCTCATAAATTCCTGCCAGCAAAATGCTTGCTTCAAAAGAGGTAAACGGCACGCGTGTCTTCATCAGCTCTTGAACCACGATGGTGGTTGTTGAGCCGTACGGATGTATATGAAGCTGATTCGCTGCAATGCTAATTTGCTCTTGCGGATGATGATCATAAATCTCAACAAACGGCCGGTTTGGTTGCTGCAGTACGGAGGCCAGAGGGCCAAGTCTATCTTCCCGTCCGACATCAACCAGAATCAAATGCGACACTTCCCGAATCTCTTTCAGCGGAAGTTCCGGGAAATCGCTGCGATTCTCGTTGAAAAAATGTCTGAGTGTCGGTTCTTTTGCTCCCGGAAACACGAGATGCGCATCCGGATGCAGTTTGAGTAGTCCGACCATCGCGGCAAATCCGTCGAAATCCGCATTTACATGAGTAGAAATAATCTTCATGGCTTAATATTCAGCATATCATTTGTAGGGGCTGCGCATTCGCGTTTTTTCCGAATCCTCAGCCCGAGCATTTCGGGCACAGCATTTCTAAAAAGCACAAATGCGGCGCCCCTACGGCGCAAAACAGTGTGATAATATTTACTTCATCTTGGAACAACCTACAGATCTGGAATTAATCGAACGTTGTCTGAATCGGGACCAATCCGCCTGGGAACAGATCGTGACGCGCTACAAGCGAAAAGTATTCGGAATTGCTTACAAATTCACGGGGCGATTTGAGGAGGCTGAAGATCTCACCCAAGAAGTGTTTCTAAAGGTCTACAAAGCTCTCGATTCTTATAAAAAAGAGCAGGATTTTTCCTGGTGGCTCGTCAGCATTTCCCGCAATGCCTGCATCGATTATTACCGCAGCACGAAACGGGAAAAGAGACTGCTCAGTCAGGGTCTCGATAAAATCAAAGAGTTCAAATTCGAAGGACTCTCACCGGAAGGAACAATGGAAGCGGCGGAACGTTCCAGAAGTTTGAGGCAAAGCTTGAGTGAATTGCCGGATGATCTTAGGACAGTGCTGGTTCTTCGTGATTTGAAAGGAATGTCGTACAAAGAGATTGCAGAGCAGCTCGGACTGGTGGAAGGGACAGTGAAATCAAGGATTCATCGTGGACGAGCCGAGCTCGCTGAAAAGATCAAGGGGATCGCCACGATACAAGGAGTTTAACAATGAGTGCCACCGAAAACGAAGTCAAAACGATCCGCGTTCCTTTCGAACGAATGGTGTACGAACTGCTCGACCAGGTCTCGCGCGAGTGGGCCGGTTATCTGCAGGAAGGTTACCGATACTTTGTGATGGATCTGGGAAGAGTCGCGTTCATGGACAGCGCCAGCATTGGATGCTTGATGGATTTCTATCGAAAAACGAAAGCCGCAGGTGGGCGGATTC harbors:
- a CDS encoding sigma-70 family RNA polymerase sigma factor, with protein sequence MEQPTDLELIERCLNRDQSAWEQIVTRYKRKVFGIAYKFTGRFEEAEDLTQEVFLKVYKALDSYKKEQDFSWWLVSISRNACIDYYRSTKREKRLLSQGLDKIKEFKFEGLSPEGTMEAAERSRSLRQSLSELPDDLRTVLVLRDLKGMSYKEIAEQLGLVEGTVKSRIHRGRAELAEKIKGIATIQGV
- a CDS encoding STAS domain-containing protein, with the translated sequence MSATENEVKTIRVPFERMVYELLDQVSREWAGYLQEGYRYFVMDLGRVAFMDSASIGCLMDFYRKTKAAGGRIHLAAVQPRIDTLLAIAKAKTLFAIYNDVEDAVAAFQREGSDL